A genomic region of Streptomyces rimosus contains the following coding sequences:
- the paaB gene encoding 1,2-phenylacetyl-CoA epoxidase subunit PaaB, whose amino-acid sequence MTTNGTADGAHPESRTGPDEPGPTAAATGASAGRADWPLWEVFVRSRRGLSHTHAGSLHAPDAAMALRNARDLYTRRSEGISIWVVPSAAICASSPDEKDSFFEPAADKPYRHPTFYEIPDGVQHL is encoded by the coding sequence ATGACCACGAACGGCACGGCAGACGGCGCGCATCCGGAGAGCCGGACGGGCCCGGACGAGCCGGGGCCGACCGCCGCGGCCACCGGAGCCTCGGCGGGCCGCGCCGACTGGCCCCTGTGGGAGGTCTTCGTCCGCAGCCGGCGCGGCCTGTCGCACACCCACGCCGGCAGCCTGCACGCCCCGGACGCCGCGATGGCTCTGCGCAACGCCCGCGATCTGTACACCCGCCGCTCCGAAGGCATCTCGATCTGGGTGGTCCCCTCCGCCGCGATCTGTGCCTCCTCCCCGGACGAGAAGGACTCCTTCTTCGAACCGGCCGCCGACAAGCCCTACCGCCACCCGACGTTCTACGAGATCCCGGACGGGGTGCAGCACCTGTGA
- the paaC gene encoding 1,2-phenylacetyl-CoA epoxidase subunit PaaC, with protein sequence MKPAPTAATPAAAPAGSLARDVAAAAPALALGDDALVLSHRLGEWAGHAPVLEEEVALANIALDLLGQARVLLSLVGDEDELAYLREERSFRNCQLVEQPNGDFAHTIARQLYFSTYQELLYGQLAADDGPLAPLAAKAAKEVAYHRDHAEQWTLRLGDGTEESHARIQRGLDALWRFTGELFEPVTGLDLDLTALHDDWITSIASALTRATLTVPQGPSRGAWTAGAGRQGLHTEPFGRMLAEMQHLHRSHPGATW encoded by the coding sequence GTGAAGCCCGCACCGACCGCCGCCACCCCGGCCGCCGCCCCCGCGGGCTCGCTGGCCCGGGACGTCGCCGCCGCTGCCCCGGCCCTGGCCCTCGGTGACGACGCGCTCGTCCTCTCCCACCGGCTGGGGGAGTGGGCCGGACACGCCCCCGTCCTCGAAGAAGAGGTGGCCCTCGCCAACATCGCGCTGGACCTCCTCGGCCAGGCCCGCGTCCTGCTCTCCCTCGTCGGCGACGAGGACGAGCTGGCGTATCTGCGCGAGGAGCGCTCCTTCCGCAACTGCCAGCTCGTCGAGCAGCCCAACGGCGACTTCGCCCACACCATCGCCCGCCAGCTGTACTTCTCCACGTACCAGGAGCTGCTGTACGGCCAACTGGCCGCCGACGACGGCCCCCTGGCGCCGCTCGCGGCCAAGGCGGCCAAAGAAGTCGCCTACCACCGCGACCACGCCGAACAGTGGACCCTGCGCCTGGGCGACGGCACCGAAGAGAGCCACGCGCGCATACAACGCGGCCTGGACGCCCTGTGGCGCTTCACCGGCGAGCTCTTCGAGCCAGTCACGGGCCTCGACCTGGACCTCACCGCCCTGCACGACGACTGGATCACGAGCATCGCCTCCGCCTTGACCCGCGCCACCCTCACCGTCCCCCAGGGCCCGAGCCGCGGCGCCTGGACCGCGGGAGCCGGACGCCAGGGCCTGCACACCGAGCCGTTCGGCCGCATGCTCGCCGAGATGCAGCATCTGCACCGCAGCCACCCGGGGGCAACATGGTGA
- a CDS encoding HTTM domain-containing protein gives MADAPNATDAPTTTDAPTTTDASPPAPTKTTWPTLTPPPPTASLPGTGKHPRTEETRIERAFGHVFRRVTGSAFAPYQSAVVRIGFAATWLFFLLREWPNRQELYGPHGPWSGDMARRLLADNQAFSVLTWSDGRGWFELVYTLALLSSALLMVGWRTRTMSVLFMVGVLSLQNRSIFIGDGGDNVIHLMAIYLVLTRCGQVWSLDARRAAKRGQGADPGLPERDITGVVLWAVLGLSLAMAQVMGLSGLSWFGAGPFPGVGWGLTLWTLWCAHGVWWAVRRYAPGEPRVVLDMLGKLAHNGAMLVIVVEVCLIYATAGWYKIQGSRWQDGTAVYYPMHLDYFSPWPDLSRLLADNGLMIMLITYGTVIVQVAFPFTLFNRRVKNVLLVVMICEHLSIAFLLGLPFFSLAMITADAVFLPTVFLVWLGARVSAVRDRVLPRSTRDGEREMTAAAGAP, from the coding sequence GTGGCGGACGCGCCGAACGCAACAGACGCGCCCACCACGACAGACGCGCCCACCACAACAGACGCGTCACCCCCCGCCCCCACCAAAACCACATGGCCCACCCTCACCCCGCCACCCCCCACCGCATCGCTGCCCGGCACCGGGAAACACCCGCGTACCGAAGAGACGCGCATAGAGCGCGCCTTCGGCCATGTCTTCCGGCGCGTCACGGGCAGCGCCTTCGCCCCGTACCAGTCCGCCGTCGTCCGCATCGGATTCGCCGCGACCTGGCTGTTCTTCCTGCTGCGGGAGTGGCCGAACCGTCAGGAGCTGTACGGGCCCCATGGCCCCTGGAGCGGCGACATGGCGCGCCGGCTCCTCGCCGACAACCAGGCGTTCTCCGTCCTGACCTGGTCCGACGGGCGCGGCTGGTTCGAGCTGGTCTACACCCTCGCGCTTCTCAGCAGCGCCCTGCTGATGGTCGGCTGGCGCACCCGCACCATGTCGGTGCTGTTCATGGTGGGCGTGCTGTCGCTGCAGAACCGCAGCATCTTCATCGGGGACGGCGGCGACAACGTCATCCACCTGATGGCCATATACCTGGTGCTGACCCGCTGCGGGCAGGTGTGGTCGCTGGACGCCCGCCGTGCGGCGAAGCGTGGGCAGGGGGCCGACCCGGGCCTTCCGGAGCGTGACATCACCGGTGTCGTCCTGTGGGCGGTCCTCGGGCTGTCTCTTGCGATGGCCCAGGTCATGGGCTTGTCCGGGCTCTCCTGGTTCGGCGCCGGGCCGTTCCCGGGCGTGGGCTGGGGCCTGACCCTGTGGACTCTGTGGTGCGCGCACGGCGTCTGGTGGGCGGTGCGGCGGTACGCGCCCGGGGAGCCGCGCGTCGTCCTCGACATGCTCGGCAAGCTGGCGCACAACGGCGCCATGCTGGTGATCGTCGTCGAGGTGTGCCTGATCTACGCCACTGCCGGCTGGTACAAGATCCAGGGTTCGCGCTGGCAGGACGGCACCGCGGTCTACTACCCGATGCATCTGGACTACTTCTCGCCCTGGCCGGACCTGTCCCGGCTGCTCGCCGACAACGGCCTGATGATCATGCTGATCACCTACGGCACGGTGATCGTGCAGGTCGCCTTCCCCTTCACGCTCTTCAACCGGCGTGTGAAGAACGTGCTGCTCGTGGTGATGATCTGCGAGCACCTGTCGATCGCGTTCCTGTTGGGCCTGCCGTTCTTCTCGCTCGCGATGATCACGGCGGACGCGGTGTTCCTGCCGACGGTGTTCCTCGTCTGGCTGGGCGCCCGCGTCTCCGCCGTACGCGACCGGGTGCTCCCACGAAGTACGCGAGACGGGGAGCGCGAGATGACGGCCGCGGCAGGGGCGCCCTGA
- a CDS encoding TrmH family RNA methyltransferase translates to MIENGTSDDPVRRWRASAGDPASVLLDGFHALKHALRFGGDVRQVLTGDKAALLALAGELADDLTGTLDALAEQVPLTALRTLLPKVHPTGVAALAVRPAAEANLARLRAAPRPSPVVLLENPRNLGNIGAVVRLAAGFGATGVVTTGSLDPWHPNAVRGSAGLHFASAVERLTLPELPPGPLYALDPEGADIRTVTFPDDAILAFGSERQGISDELRERATALVAVPMQARVSSFNLATSVAMGLFHWMSRASAVPAAAAGAAGAAGPSFSGFPLS, encoded by the coding sequence ATGATCGAGAACGGGACCTCGGACGATCCGGTACGGCGCTGGCGCGCGAGCGCCGGGGACCCCGCCTCGGTCCTCCTGGACGGCTTCCACGCGCTCAAGCACGCGCTGCGCTTCGGCGGGGACGTACGGCAGGTGCTGACCGGCGACAAGGCGGCTCTGCTGGCGCTCGCCGGGGAACTCGCCGACGACCTGACCGGCACGCTGGACGCGCTGGCGGAGCAGGTGCCCCTGACGGCGCTGCGCACGCTGCTGCCGAAGGTCCACCCCACGGGCGTCGCGGCGCTGGCCGTACGCCCCGCTGCCGAAGCGAACCTGGCCCGCCTACGGGCCGCACCGCGCCCTTCCCCCGTCGTCCTGCTGGAGAACCCGCGCAACCTGGGCAACATCGGCGCGGTCGTGCGCCTGGCGGCCGGTTTCGGCGCGACCGGTGTAGTCACCACGGGGTCGCTCGACCCCTGGCACCCCAACGCGGTACGCGGCAGCGCGGGCCTGCACTTCGCGAGCGCCGTGGAGCGCCTGACGCTCCCGGAGCTGCCGCCGGGGCCCCTCTACGCCCTCGACCCCGAGGGCGCGGACATCCGGACCGTCACCTTCCCGGACGATGCGATCCTCGCCTTCGGGTCCGAGCGTCAGGGCATCTCGGACGAGCTGCGGGAGCGGGCGACGGCGCTGGTCGCGGTGCCGATGCAGGCGCGGGTCTCCAGCTTCAACCTGGCCACGAGCGTGGCCATGGGACTCTTCCACTGGATGTCCCGCGCCTCGGCGGTGCCGGCCGCCGCGGCGGGTGCCGCCGGTGCGGCCGGGCCGTCGTTCTCCGGCTTCCCGCTCTCCTGA
- a CDS encoding acyl-CoA dehydrogenase family protein, whose protein sequence is MDFTFTEEQQAAVEAAQAVFTDVAPDSVPSPALTAGAVADDFDRSLWSKLADADLLSLLLAPEYGGAGLDVIALCLVLRESARVLARVPLLENSAAALAVQTYAGAELRADVLPGVGRGELVLTVAANGRTGHDPAELAVTARQEGADWVLDGLHTAIPWAQSADRILVPAHTGDGTAVLALIPRRRDGVSLHDQVSTNGERLAELQLDSVRTTPDEVITDPGAWEWLRDLLTTGTCALALGLGQAVLAMTSAYTSKREQFGFPVATFQAVAVQAADRYIDLRAMEATLWQAAWRISSSANSALPPAGDVAVAKIWASEGVRRVVQTAQHLHGGFGADTDYALHRYHAWAKQLELSLGPAAAHEEALGDLLAAHALG, encoded by the coding sequence GTGGACTTCACCTTCACCGAGGAGCAGCAGGCGGCCGTCGAGGCGGCACAGGCCGTCTTCACGGATGTCGCGCCCGACAGCGTGCCCAGCCCCGCGCTGACCGCCGGAGCCGTGGCCGACGACTTCGACCGCTCCCTGTGGAGCAAGCTGGCCGACGCCGACCTGCTGAGTCTGCTGCTCGCGCCCGAGTACGGCGGCGCGGGCCTGGACGTGATCGCGCTTTGCCTCGTCCTGCGCGAGTCCGCCCGGGTACTCGCCCGCGTACCGCTGCTGGAGAACAGCGCAGCGGCCCTCGCCGTGCAGACCTACGCAGGCGCCGAGCTGCGCGCCGACGTTCTGCCCGGTGTGGGGCGCGGCGAACTGGTCCTCACCGTCGCCGCCAACGGCCGTACCGGCCACGATCCCGCCGAGCTGGCCGTGACCGCCCGTCAGGAGGGTGCCGACTGGGTGCTGGACGGCCTGCACACCGCCATCCCCTGGGCCCAGAGCGCCGACCGCATCCTCGTGCCCGCCCACACCGGTGACGGAACCGCCGTACTGGCCCTCATCCCCCGCCGCCGGGACGGCGTCAGCCTCCACGACCAGGTCTCCACCAACGGCGAACGCCTCGCGGAGCTCCAGCTGGACTCCGTACGGACGACCCCCGATGAGGTGATCACCGACCCCGGCGCCTGGGAGTGGCTGCGCGACCTCCTGACCACCGGCACCTGCGCGCTGGCCCTCGGCCTGGGCCAAGCCGTCCTGGCCATGACCAGCGCGTACACGTCCAAGCGGGAACAGTTCGGCTTCCCCGTCGCCACCTTCCAGGCGGTCGCCGTCCAGGCCGCCGACCGCTACATCGACCTGCGCGCCATGGAAGCCACCCTCTGGCAGGCCGCGTGGCGCATCAGCAGCTCCGCGAACAGCGCGCTGCCCCCGGCCGGGGACGTGGCGGTGGCCAAGATCTGGGCTTCGGAAGGCGTACGGCGCGTCGTACAGACCGCACAACACCTGCACGGCGGCTTCGGCGCGGACACGGACTACGCACTCCACCGCTACCACGCCTGGGCGAAGCAGCTCGAACTGTCCCTGGGCCCGGCCGCGGCCCACGAAGAAGCGCTGGGCGACCTGCTGGCCGCCCACGCCCTGGGCTGA
- the paaN gene encoding phenylacetic acid degradation protein PaaN has protein sequence MAAEPTAAQLREKHRTTLDQALEAIRSRAYWSPHPEHPKAYGETAAADGQAAFEALRGKRFDLDQPGTDDWTGAEVSPYGIALDITYPHPDPDVLLPAMRAAMPAWRDAGPEIRALVCLEILSRISARTHEFAQAVMHTSGQAFMMAFQAGGPHAQDRGLEAVAYAYEEQTRTPGEAAWSKPQGKREPLELTKTFKAVPRGVSLLVGCNTFPTWNGYPGLFASLATGNAVLVKPHPRAVLPLALTVRVAREVLAEAGFSPDLVALAVDRPGEGLAKTLAVRPEVRIIDYTGSTEFGDWLEANAPQAQVHTEKAGVNTVVIDSTDDYKGMLGNLAFSLSLYSGQMCTTPQNLLIPRDGIATDAGPKSYDDVVADLATAVDKLLGDDARANALLGAIVNPQVKERIEAAAGLGEVALASRAVANPDFPDATVRTPVLVKMDGARKLWEGAGADAAYLSECFGPVSFAVAVDSPADAVDLLRRTVRDKGAMTVGAYTTSEEVEKLVEEACLEECAQLSLNLTGGVYVNQTAAFSDFHGSGGNPAANAALCDGAFVANRFRTVEVRRPAQES, from the coding sequence ATGGCCGCCGAACCGACCGCAGCGCAGCTGCGCGAGAAGCACCGCACGACGCTCGACCAGGCGCTGGAGGCGATCCGCAGCCGGGCGTACTGGTCCCCGCACCCCGAGCACCCCAAGGCGTACGGCGAAACCGCCGCGGCCGACGGCCAGGCCGCCTTCGAGGCGCTGCGCGGCAAGCGGTTCGACCTGGACCAGCCCGGCACGGACGACTGGACCGGCGCCGAAGTCTCCCCGTACGGCATCGCGTTGGACATCACCTACCCGCACCCGGACCCGGACGTGCTGCTGCCTGCCATGCGCGCCGCGATGCCCGCCTGGCGCGACGCCGGACCGGAGATCCGGGCCCTGGTGTGCCTGGAGATCCTGTCGCGGATCAGCGCGCGCACCCATGAGTTCGCGCAGGCCGTCATGCACACCAGCGGCCAGGCGTTCATGATGGCGTTCCAGGCGGGCGGGCCGCATGCCCAGGACCGCGGCCTGGAGGCCGTCGCGTACGCCTACGAGGAGCAGACCCGCACCCCGGGCGAGGCCGCGTGGTCCAAGCCGCAGGGCAAGCGCGAGCCGCTGGAGCTGACCAAGACCTTCAAGGCCGTGCCCCGCGGCGTCTCCCTGCTGGTCGGCTGCAACACCTTCCCCACCTGGAACGGCTACCCGGGCCTGTTCGCCTCCCTGGCCACCGGCAACGCCGTCCTGGTCAAGCCGCACCCGCGGGCCGTGCTGCCGCTGGCGCTGACCGTCCGGGTGGCGCGCGAGGTGCTGGCCGAGGCCGGGTTCTCCCCCGACCTGGTCGCCCTGGCCGTGGACCGCCCCGGCGAGGGCCTGGCCAAGACCCTCGCGGTCCGCCCCGAGGTGCGCATCATCGACTACACCGGCTCGACCGAGTTCGGCGACTGGCTGGAGGCCAACGCGCCCCAGGCGCAGGTCCACACGGAAAAGGCCGGCGTCAACACGGTCGTCATCGACTCCACCGACGACTACAAGGGCATGCTCGGCAACCTGGCCTTCTCCCTGTCCCTGTACAGCGGCCAGATGTGCACCACCCCGCAGAACCTGCTCATCCCCCGCGACGGCATCGCCACGGACGCCGGCCCCAAGTCGTACGACGACGTGGTCGCCGACCTCGCCACCGCGGTCGACAAGCTGCTGGGCGACGACGCGCGGGCCAACGCGCTCCTCGGCGCGATCGTCAACCCGCAGGTCAAGGAGCGGATCGAGGCGGCGGCCGGGCTGGGCGAGGTGGCCCTGGCCTCGCGAGCGGTCGCCAACCCCGACTTCCCGGACGCAACGGTCCGCACGCCGGTGCTGGTCAAGATGGACGGCGCACGCAAGCTCTGGGAGGGCGCGGGCGCCGACGCGGCCTATCTGTCGGAGTGCTTCGGCCCGGTCTCCTTCGCGGTGGCCGTCGACTCCCCGGCGGACGCCGTGGACCTGCTGCGGCGCACGGTCCGCGACAAGGGCGCCATGACGGTCGGCGCCTACACCACCTCGGAGGAGGTGGAGAAGCTGGTGGAGGAGGCGTGCCTGGAGGAGTGCGCGCAGCTCTCCTTGAACCTGACCGGCGGGGTGTACGTCAACCAGACCGCCGCCTTCTCCGACTTCCACGGCTCGGGCGGCAACCCGGCCGCGAACGCGGCGCTGTGCGACGGCGCGTTCGTGGCGAACCGGTTCCGGACGGTGGAGGTGCGCAGGCCCGCTCAGGAGAGCTAG
- a CDS encoding DUF5819 family protein, with amino-acid sequence MQLYGDESRPPAALSLPSRIVVSVAAGAVTLAVAIHLAMMFLHVAPSNTLSKQHGEAINDYVFPEYEQNWKLFAPNPLQQNIAVQARAQLRTKDGERLTTGWTDLSALDGRALLHNPVPSHTQQNELRRAWEYYLNTHDAQDRSTGMRGELAEQYIRRIVMQRMSTRWTARGAVEQMQVRSRTTAVSPPPWSTEKISDKPRYRQVPWWQVTAADLPEGARIQ; translated from the coding sequence ATGCAGCTATACGGGGACGAATCGCGGCCACCCGCCGCGCTCTCGCTGCCGTCACGCATCGTGGTGAGCGTGGCGGCCGGTGCCGTCACGCTGGCCGTCGCGATCCATCTGGCGATGATGTTCCTGCACGTCGCGCCGTCGAACACGCTGAGCAAGCAGCACGGCGAAGCGATCAACGACTACGTCTTCCCGGAGTACGAGCAGAACTGGAAGCTGTTCGCGCCCAACCCGCTCCAGCAGAACATCGCGGTGCAGGCGCGCGCCCAGCTGCGTACGAAGGACGGCGAGCGGCTGACCACCGGCTGGACCGACCTCTCCGCCCTCGACGGCCGGGCCCTGCTGCACAACCCCGTACCGAGCCACACCCAGCAGAACGAACTGCGCCGCGCCTGGGAGTACTACCTCAACACCCATGACGCCCAGGACCGCTCCACGGGTATGCGCGGCGAGCTGGCCGAGCAGTACATCCGGCGGATCGTGATGCAGCGCATGAGTACGCGGTGGACGGCGCGCGGCGCGGTCGAGCAGATGCAGGTCCGTTCGAGGACGACGGCCGTCAGCCCGCCGCCGTGGAGCACCGAGAAGATCAGCGACAAGCCCCGGTACCGCCAGGTGCCCTGGTGGCAGGTCACCGCGGCCGACCTGCCCGAAGGAGCGAGGATCCAGTGA
- a CDS encoding 2Fe-2S iron-sulfur cluster-binding protein — protein MFHPLRVAELERLTDDAVAVTFEVPPELRDTFRHTPGQHIAVRRTVDGREIRRTYSICTPACEDAPRLRVGIRLVEDGEFSTYALKELAVGDTVEVMAPAGRFVLEPRPGRFVGIVGGSGITPVLSIAATLLDQEPDARFCLVRSDRTAASTMFLEEVADLKDRFPDRFQLVSVLSREEQQSGLPSGRLDENRLRELLPALLPVGSIDGWYLCGPHGLVEAAERALRALQVPRGRIHEEIFHIAEPTDVESVSSSAGGAAPLRTPAHSTVTATLDGRAGSWPVLDGESLLEAVLRNRADAPYACKGGVCGTCRAFLVSGEIRMDRNFALEDEEVASGYVLACQSHPVTEEVELDFDR, from the coding sequence ATGTTCCACCCGCTCCGGGTGGCGGAGCTCGAACGGCTCACGGACGACGCCGTCGCCGTCACCTTCGAGGTGCCGCCCGAGCTGCGCGACACCTTCCGGCACACACCGGGCCAGCACATCGCGGTGCGCCGCACGGTGGACGGCCGCGAGATCCGCCGTACGTACTCGATCTGCACCCCGGCGTGTGAGGACGCACCCCGGCTGCGGGTGGGCATCCGGCTGGTCGAGGACGGCGAGTTCTCCACGTACGCGCTCAAGGAACTGGCCGTCGGCGACACGGTCGAGGTCATGGCCCCGGCCGGCCGGTTCGTGCTGGAGCCCCGGCCCGGACGGTTCGTGGGCATCGTCGGCGGCAGCGGCATCACCCCCGTGCTGTCCATCGCCGCGACACTGCTGGACCAGGAGCCGGACGCCCGCTTCTGCCTGGTCCGCAGCGACCGTACGGCGGCCTCCACGATGTTCCTGGAGGAGGTCGCCGACCTGAAGGACCGCTTCCCCGACCGCTTCCAGCTGGTCTCCGTCCTCTCCCGCGAGGAACAGCAGTCGGGCCTGCCCTCCGGCCGCCTGGACGAGAACCGGCTGCGCGAGCTGCTGCCCGCCCTGCTGCCCGTCGGCTCCATCGACGGCTGGTATCTGTGCGGCCCGCACGGCCTCGTCGAAGCCGCGGAGCGAGCCCTGCGCGCCCTCCAGGTCCCCCGCGGCCGTATCCACGAAGAGATCTTCCACATAGCCGAGCCCACCGATGTGGAGAGCGTTTCCTCCTCCGCCGGCGGCGCCGCGCCTCTTCGTACCCCCGCGCACAGCACCGTGACCGCGACGCTGGACGGCCGGGCGGGCAGCTGGCCGGTTCTGGACGGCGAATCGCTGCTGGAAGCGGTACTGCGCAACCGCGCCGACGCCCCGTACGCCTGCAAGGGAGGCGTCTGTGGCACCTGCCGCGCGTTCCTGGTCTCCGGCGAGATACGCATGGACCGCAACTTCGCGCTGGAGGACGAGGAAGTCGCCTCCGGATATGTACTGGCCTGCCAGTCCCACCCCGTGACGGAGGAGGTCGAGCTGGACTTCGACCGCTGA
- the paaD gene encoding 1,2-phenylacetyl-CoA epoxidase subunit PaaD encodes MVTTTLEDRLRDLAGSVPDPELPVVTLAELGILRGLRMTGPGRVEVELTPTYTGCPAIETMSADIERVLHDNGIPQVEVRTVLSPPWTTDAITAEGRRKLAEFGIAPPRPTGPASGPVPVALAIRCPHCGSTDTTLLSRFSSTACKALRRCESCREPFDHFKEL; translated from the coding sequence ATGGTGACCACCACCCTCGAAGACCGGCTGCGCGACCTGGCCGGCTCCGTCCCGGACCCGGAACTACCGGTCGTGACCCTGGCCGAGCTGGGCATCCTGCGCGGACTGCGGATGACCGGCCCCGGCCGGGTGGAGGTCGAGCTGACCCCGACGTACACGGGCTGCCCCGCCATCGAGACCATGTCCGCCGACATCGAGCGCGTCCTCCACGACAACGGCATCCCCCAGGTCGAGGTGCGTACGGTCCTCAGCCCCCCGTGGACGACCGACGCGATCACCGCCGAGGGCCGCCGCAAGCTCGCCGAGTTCGGCATAGCCCCGCCCCGCCCCACCGGGCCGGCCAGCGGACCGGTGCCGGTGGCCCTGGCGATCCGCTGCCCGCACTGCGGATCGACCGACACCACTCTGCTCAGCCGCTTCTCCTCCACCGCCTGCAAGGCACTGCGCCGCTGCGAGTCCTGCCGCGAACCGTTCGACCACTTCAAGGAGTTGTGA
- the paaA gene encoding 1,2-phenylacetyl-CoA epoxidase subunit PaaA: protein MTTIAPDTASLAALEAGFEAAVAADERIEPRDWMPDAYRASLVRQIAQHAHSEIIGMQPEANWITRAPSLRRKAILMAKVQDEAGHGLYLYSAAETLGVGRDELLDKLHSGRQKYSSIFNYPTLTWADVGAIGWLVDGAAITNQVPLCRCSYGPYARAMVRVCKEESFHQRQGYELLLALSRGTDAQHAMAQDAVDRWWWPSLMMFGPPDDESAHSARSMAWKIKRHSNDELRQRFVDICVPQAESLGLTLPDPDLTWNERRGHWDFGPIDWDEFREVLKGNGPCNEQRIDQRRRAHEDGAWVRDAAAAYAAKHGEGNR from the coding sequence ATGACGACGATCGCGCCGGACACCGCGTCCCTCGCGGCCCTGGAAGCCGGCTTCGAGGCGGCGGTGGCAGCGGACGAGCGCATCGAGCCCCGCGACTGGATGCCGGACGCCTACCGCGCCTCGCTGGTGCGCCAGATAGCGCAGCACGCCCACTCCGAGATCATCGGCATGCAGCCGGAGGCGAACTGGATCACGCGCGCGCCGTCCCTGCGCCGCAAGGCGATCCTGATGGCGAAGGTGCAGGACGAAGCGGGCCACGGCCTGTATCTGTACAGCGCCGCCGAAACCCTCGGCGTCGGCCGCGACGAGCTCCTCGACAAGCTCCACTCCGGCCGCCAGAAGTACTCCTCCATCTTCAACTACCCGACCCTGACCTGGGCGGACGTCGGAGCCATCGGCTGGCTGGTGGACGGCGCCGCGATCACGAACCAAGTACCGCTGTGCCGCTGCTCGTACGGCCCCTACGCCCGCGCCATGGTCCGCGTCTGCAAGGAGGAGTCCTTCCACCAGCGCCAGGGCTACGAACTCCTGCTCGCCCTGAGCCGCGGCACGGACGCCCAGCACGCCATGGCCCAGGACGCGGTGGACCGGTGGTGGTGGCCGTCGCTGATGATGTTCGGCCCGCCCGACGACGAATCGGCGCACTCCGCCCGCTCCATGGCCTGGAAGATCAAGCGGCATTCCAACGACGAACTACGCCAGCGCTTCGTGGACATCTGCGTGCCCCAGGCCGAGTCCCTGGGCCTCACGCTCCCGGACCCGGACCTGACGTGGAACGAGCGGCGCGGCCACTGGGACTTCGGCCCCATCGACTGGGACGAGTTCCGCGAGGTCCTCAAGGGCAACGGCCCTTGCAACGAACAGCGCATCGACCAGCGCCGCCGGGCCCACGAGGACGGCGCCTGGGTGCGCGACGCCGCGGCGGCGTACGCGGCCAAGCACGGGGAGGGGAACCGATGA
- a CDS encoding rhodanese-like domain-containing protein, which produces MHFGSLPTVGVDALTSQDFLLDVRENDEWEAGHAEGALHIPMSEFVARYGEFTEQAPDGGRVYVLCRVGGRSAQVAQYLIQQGIDAVNVDGGMQAWEAAGRPVKNSKGEPGAVV; this is translated from the coding sequence ATGCACTTTGGTTCTCTGCCCACGGTCGGCGTCGATGCTCTCACCTCGCAGGACTTCCTCCTGGACGTACGCGAGAACGATGAGTGGGAGGCGGGGCACGCCGAGGGCGCGCTGCACATCCCGATGAGCGAGTTCGTCGCCCGGTACGGCGAGTTCACGGAGCAGGCGCCCGACGGCGGCCGGGTCTATGTGCTGTGCCGGGTCGGCGGCCGGTCCGCGCAGGTCGCCCAGTACCTGATCCAGCAGGGCATCGACGCGGTGAACGTCGACGGCGGCATGCAGGCGTGGGAGGCCGCGGGCCGTCCCGTGAAGAACAGCAAGGGTGAGCCGGGCGCGGTCGTCTGA